A single genomic interval of Oryza sativa Japonica Group chromosome 7, ASM3414082v1 harbors:
- the LOC4344389 gene encoding omega-3 fatty acid desaturase, chloroplastic, which yields MARLLLSGVAPLPLLPCRRRAIAFALPLGNVRLRLRVAAPTSRVATVEEDDNENNAPPPPCEDFDPGAAPPFGLADIRAAIPKHCWVKDPWRSMGYVLRDVVVVFALAAAAARLHSCLAWPLYWAAQGTMFWALFVLGHDCGHGSFSNNSRLNSVMGHILHSSILVPYHGWRISHRTHHQNHGHVDKDESWHPLPERLYRSLNRATRMLRFSIPFPMLAYPFYLWSRSPGKSGSHFHPSSDLFQPNERNDVLTSTACWVAMAALLAGLTFLMGPLLMLNLYFVPYWIFVMWLDFVTYLHHHGHNDKLPWYRGKEWSYLRGGLTTVDRDYGWINNIHHDIGTHVIHHLFPQIPHYHLIEATEAAKGVMGKYYREPDKSGPFPLHLFGALSRSLKRDHYVSDTGDVVYYQTDPAN from the exons ATGGCCCGGCTGCTACTCTCCGGCGTCGcgccgctccccctcctcccctgccGCCGTCGCGCCATTGCATTTGCGCTCCCACTTGGGAatgtccgcctccgcctccgtgtGGCCGCACCCACCAGCCGCGTGGCCACCGTGGAGGAGGACGACAATGAAAATaatgctcctcctcctccttgtgaGGACTTCGACCCGGGCGCGGCGCCCCCGTTTGGTCTGGCCGACATCCGCGCCGCTATCCCCAAGCACTGTTGGGTGAAGGACCCCTGGCGATCCATGGGGTACGTGCTGCGCGACGTGGTGGTGGTGTTcgccctcgctgccgccgccgcgcgcctccacAGCTGCCTCGCCTGGCCGCTCTACTGGGCGGCGCAGGGAACCATGTTCTGGGCGCTCTTCGTCCTCGGCCACGACTG CGGGCACGGGAGCTTCTCCAACAACTCGAGGCTCAACAGCGTGATGGGCCACATACTCCACTCCTCCATCCTCGTACCCTACCATGGCTGGAGGATTAGCCACAGGACGCATCATCAGAACCATGGCCATGTCGACAAGGATGAGTCCTGGCATCCC CTCCCCGAGCGGCTGTACAGGAGCCTTAACAGAGCCACCCGGATGCTCCGCTTCTCCATACCCTTCCCCATGCTCGCCTACCCATTCTACCTG tggTCTCGGAGCCCAGGAAAGTCTGGTTCGCATTTCCATCCCAGCAGCGACCTGTTCCAGCCCAACGAAAGGAACGATGTGCTGACATCCACAGCGTGCTGGGTGGCCATGGCTGCCCTCCTCGCAGGCCTCACCTTCCTCATGGGACCCCTCCTCATGCTCAACCTCTACTTTGTCCCTTACTGG ATTTTTGTTATGTGGCTGGACTTCGTCACCTACTTGCACCATCACGGCCACAACGACAAGCTGCCCTGGTACCGTGGCAAG GAATGGAGCTATTTGCGGGGAGGACTGACGACAGTGGACAGGGACTATGGGTGGATCAACAACATCCACCACGACATCGGGACACATGTCATTCACCATCTTTTCCCCCAAATCCCGCATTACCATCTAATTGAGGCG ACGGAAGCAGCAAAGGGTGTGATGGGGAAATACTACAGGGAGCCGGACAAGTCTGGGCCTTTTCCCTTACACCTGTTTGGAGCGCTGTCCCGGAGCTTGAAACGCGACCACTATGTCAGCGACACCGGAGATGTGGTCTACTACCAGACCGACCCTGCTAACTAA